From the Alloalcanivorax dieselolei B5 genome, one window contains:
- a CDS encoding non-ribosomal peptide synthetase has protein sequence MNANALIEELQGLGVELWAEREQLRFRAPKGVLTEERLAALRSFKTQIVDLLRGAAPDTVTADIEGRHEPFPLTEVQEAYLLGRNESFGFGGVACHGYLEAVYPVLDPQLLEDAWNQLIVRHDMLRAEVSADGYQRVLPEVPRYRIAIEDGRDRLPSELERHLQATRSEMDHRLYPIGQWPMFELRLTRTQGADILHFSLDALVADWASAGILFSELNQLIHGHGNALPELEISFRDYVLTQRRMRDGAAYRQARDYWLARLDDLPPAPRLPTLSLPAAEPARFHRHHWRLPAGHWQALRQQAAEQGLTASNVVLAAYVAVLRRWSRGPDFSLNLTLLNRPSLHPQVHALVGDFTSVSLLEVRGAGDQPFHRRAAALGEQLFADLDHRLFSGVEVIREIGRRHGREAALMPVVFTSAIGLGGTGEAEIGCRLENGVTQTPQVFLDCQVRDDADGLEVNWDVRQGVFPAGLVDDMWEAFQTLLLDLAGGERWSATEPVVLPAWQTSTRARVNDTEAPVPDRLLHQAVLEQAALTPNADAVVAPGETLCYGDLVRRAGAVAGALRDRGCRAGDHVAIVMSKGVEQVVGVLGVLLAGAAYLPLEVTQPAKRRDKVLADAAVAAVLVQSPNRPRDLPEGLPVIEVDGLDATEDRPAAAGGDPDSLAYLIYTSGSTGDPKGVMITHRAALNTIEDINRRFEVTGADRVLGLAQLGFDLSVYDIFGPLSRGGALVLPDAQRGADPSHWAECVVRHEVTLWNSVPAQLRMLTHYLDAEPATLSSLRLALVSGDWVPLSLKANLHRHAPDSSLVALGGATEAAIWSNYHRVETVDPEWTSIPYGRPLANQGFRVLDADFRDRPVWVPGELYITGMGLATGYLGDAALTGARFFHHPVDGQRLYRTGDLARYLPSGELEFLGRDDGQVKIRGHRVELGEVEAALSAYPDVAAAAAVVAENDNGDRTLLGFVEAKRGTAPEPASPPVDAARRLAGHQLRDTDTEDAADQVDALHRAALASMLWLMREHGLFADRESRATLDQVLETLAVTPRHRWLVRRWLALLVARGWLAGDDVGGYRRTTALQAGDVERAWRRVGDSAARRDGGAGFVAYHEAHVARLPQLLSGEQNPFELLFPEGAQEPALALYRDDPVARYNNHAVAAFVNRLAVANERTEPLRILEIGAGTGATTEAVVPMLDGCRVEYLFTDLTPFFLSAARQRWRALPWMRFGLFDLDQDYRMQGLAANSLDVVIGAGVLNSTRDPGVAVDRIVELLAPGGWLILTEPTREHPHIMLTQGFMMEPAGDRETGAAPFLSHDGWLHLLASKGGKDHVCLPDSSHPMSAWGMNMIAARFKAERAPLSCESIRAFLAGRLPKYMIPSHLQVLDGLPLTANGKVDRNTLGGWLPAPMMGEDPAVEAPSDDPLEDSLRALWAAALGLPGIGRDDNFYDQGADSLVLARVAGQIRDTVPEAEGLTYDALLRQMLNEPTVAALAAALRSPADETTAKPTDGEAPAEAGTAQARPGSNALIVPFGGGDGPVRVLFHAALGTMDYFQHLGRALAAQQAGPVVGLAVADAEQYVSIPHQELIDRVADDYALRLLDEGYHRFQLIGYCLGGLLAMEVSRRLLERGVEVIDLTLVDSIPMFINTDEELAFEAIFAPNLNLDPVKDVFGEGLNEADVYRAIETLMQRHERHIPAGAMAALDGDEGLRAVAEAVRRRSMIPQDERLAEYARVAAGKAGVPVGPELIPALFRVCRHSMRAACVDPAPYVGDINYLRCQEQQSFGITAGVGHYAAPFWQNACLGEFNLIDVPGNHFSVIEPPHVDTVAAHLAETLRRAL, from the coding sequence ATGAACGCCAATGCCTTGATCGAGGAACTGCAGGGGCTCGGAGTGGAACTCTGGGCGGAGCGGGAGCAATTACGGTTCCGGGCCCCGAAGGGGGTGCTCACCGAGGAGCGGCTTGCCGCGTTGCGCTCGTTCAAGACGCAGATCGTCGATCTGCTTCGGGGAGCGGCTCCCGACACGGTAACCGCCGACATCGAAGGCCGCCATGAGCCCTTCCCGTTGACCGAGGTGCAGGAAGCCTATCTGCTGGGGCGCAACGAGTCCTTCGGCTTTGGCGGGGTGGCCTGCCACGGTTATCTGGAAGCGGTGTATCCGGTGTTGGATCCGCAACTGTTGGAGGACGCCTGGAATCAGCTGATCGTGCGCCACGACATGCTGCGTGCGGAGGTCAGCGCGGACGGTTACCAACGGGTACTGCCGGAGGTGCCGCGCTACCGCATTGCCATCGAGGATGGGCGCGACAGGTTGCCGTCGGAATTGGAGCGGCATTTGCAGGCGACCCGTTCGGAAATGGATCATCGGCTCTATCCGATCGGACAATGGCCCATGTTCGAACTGCGTCTGACCCGGACGCAGGGCGCTGACATCCTTCACTTCTCCCTGGATGCGCTGGTCGCCGACTGGGCCAGCGCGGGGATTCTGTTCTCCGAACTGAATCAGTTGATCCACGGGCATGGCAACGCCTTGCCCGAGTTGGAAATCAGCTTTCGCGATTATGTCTTAACGCAGCGGCGCATGCGTGACGGCGCCGCTTATCGGCAGGCCCGTGATTATTGGCTGGCGCGGCTGGACGACCTGCCGCCGGCGCCGCGGCTGCCGACCCTGTCACTGCCCGCCGCTGAACCGGCCCGCTTTCATCGACATCACTGGCGGTTGCCCGCCGGGCATTGGCAAGCATTGCGCCAGCAGGCGGCCGAGCAGGGGCTGACGGCGTCCAACGTGGTGCTGGCCGCTTACGTCGCGGTGCTGCGGCGCTGGAGTCGCGGCCCGGATTTTTCTCTGAACCTCACCTTGCTCAATCGCCCGTCTCTCCATCCGCAGGTCCACGCCCTGGTGGGGGACTTCACTTCGGTGAGTCTGCTGGAAGTTCGCGGCGCGGGCGATCAGCCCTTTCACCGGAGGGCGGCGGCGTTGGGCGAGCAGCTTTTCGCCGACCTGGATCACCGGCTGTTCTCCGGTGTGGAAGTGATTCGCGAGATCGGCCGGCGGCACGGGCGTGAAGCCGCGTTGATGCCGGTGGTGTTCACCAGCGCCATCGGCCTGGGCGGCACTGGCGAGGCGGAGATTGGTTGCCGTCTGGAGAATGGCGTTACCCAGACGCCCCAGGTGTTCCTGGATTGTCAGGTCCGCGACGACGCCGACGGCCTCGAGGTGAACTGGGATGTTCGCCAGGGCGTGTTTCCGGCCGGGCTGGTCGACGATATGTGGGAGGCCTTCCAGACCCTGCTGCTCGACCTGGCCGGCGGCGAGCGCTGGTCGGCCACGGAGCCGGTGGTATTGCCCGCCTGGCAGACGTCGACCCGGGCCCGGGTGAACGATACCGAGGCGCCGGTGCCGGACCGGCTGCTGCACCAGGCCGTGTTGGAGCAGGCCGCGCTGACTCCCAACGCTGACGCCGTGGTGGCCCCCGGGGAAACGCTTTGCTATGGCGATCTGGTCCGCCGTGCCGGGGCCGTGGCCGGCGCCTTGCGGGACCGGGGCTGCCGCGCCGGCGATCACGTCGCGATCGTGATGAGCAAGGGCGTGGAACAGGTGGTGGGCGTCCTCGGCGTATTGCTGGCCGGCGCCGCCTACCTGCCTCTGGAGGTTACACAGCCCGCGAAACGTCGCGACAAGGTGCTTGCCGACGCCGCCGTCGCGGCGGTGCTGGTGCAATCACCAAACCGGCCCCGGGATCTGCCCGAAGGGCTGCCGGTCATCGAGGTCGACGGGCTCGACGCCACGGAAGACAGGCCGGCGGCCGCTGGCGGCGACCCGGATTCCCTGGCCTATCTGATTTATACCTCGGGTTCCACCGGCGATCCAAAAGGGGTGATGATCACTCACCGTGCCGCGCTCAATACCATCGAGGATATCAATCGCCGCTTCGAGGTCACCGGTGCCGACCGGGTGCTGGGGCTGGCGCAATTGGGTTTTGACCTTTCCGTTTACGATATCTTCGGCCCGCTGTCACGCGGTGGCGCGCTGGTGCTGCCGGACGCGCAACGGGGTGCCGATCCGTCTCATTGGGCGGAATGTGTTGTCAGACACGAGGTCACGCTCTGGAACTCTGTGCCGGCACAACTGCGGATGCTGACCCATTACCTCGACGCGGAACCGGCCACCTTGTCCAGCCTTCGTCTTGCTCTGGTGTCCGGGGACTGGGTGCCGCTGTCGTTGAAAGCGAATCTTCACCGCCACGCCCCGGACTCGTCCCTGGTGGCCCTGGGCGGCGCCACGGAAGCGGCGATCTGGTCCAACTATCATCGGGTGGAGACGGTGGACCCGGAATGGACCAGCATCCCCTACGGGCGACCGCTGGCGAATCAGGGTTTTCGGGTGCTTGACGCGGACTTTCGTGACCGTCCGGTGTGGGTGCCCGGCGAGCTGTATATCACCGGAATGGGGCTGGCCACCGGCTACCTGGGTGACGCGGCGTTGACCGGAGCACGCTTTTTCCACCACCCGGTGGATGGACAGCGGCTGTATCGCACCGGTGATCTGGCCCGCTATCTGCCGTCCGGCGAGCTGGAGTTCCTCGGCCGCGATGACGGTCAGGTCAAAATCCGGGGACATCGTGTGGAACTCGGTGAAGTGGAGGCGGCGCTGTCGGCTTATCCGGACGTGGCCGCCGCCGCGGCTGTCGTCGCCGAGAACGATAACGGTGACCGGACCCTGTTGGGGTTCGTCGAAGCGAAGCGGGGGACGGCGCCGGAACCCGCCTCCCCGCCGGTTGACGCGGCACGGCGCCTGGCCGGGCACCAGCTGCGGGACACGGACACCGAAGACGCGGCGGACCAGGTCGATGCCCTGCATCGTGCCGCTTTGGCTTCGATGCTGTGGTTGATGCGGGAACACGGGTTGTTCGCCGACCGGGAAAGCCGCGCCACCCTGGATCAGGTGCTCGAGACCCTGGCGGTGACGCCACGTCACCGTTGGCTGGTGCGCCGCTGGCTGGCGTTGCTGGTGGCGCGGGGCTGGCTCGCCGGTGACGACGTCGGCGGCTACCGTCGCACCACGGCGCTGCAGGCCGGTGACGTGGAGCGGGCATGGCGGCGTGTCGGCGACAGCGCGGCGCGGCGGGACGGCGGTGCCGGGTTCGTCGCCTACCACGAAGCCCATGTGGCGCGGCTGCCACAACTGCTGAGCGGCGAGCAGAACCCGTTCGAGTTGCTGTTTCCCGAAGGCGCCCAGGAACCCGCCCTGGCCTTGTACCGTGATGATCCGGTCGCGCGCTACAACAACCACGCGGTGGCCGCGTTCGTGAACCGGCTGGCGGTGGCCAATGAGCGGACGGAGCCGCTGCGCATTCTGGAGATCGGCGCCGGTACCGGCGCCACCACCGAAGCGGTGGTGCCGATGCTCGACGGCTGCCGGGTGGAGTACCTGTTCACCGACCTGACCCCGTTTTTCCTCTCCGCCGCCCGCCAGCGTTGGCGGGCGCTGCCCTGGATGCGTTTTGGCCTGTTCGATCTGGACCAGGATTACCGGATGCAGGGGCTGGCCGCGAACTCGCTGGACGTGGTGATTGGCGCCGGGGTCCTCAACAGCACCCGGGATCCGGGGGTGGCGGTGGACCGCATCGTCGAACTGCTGGCACCGGGAGGCTGGCTGATCCTTACCGAGCCAACCCGGGAACACCCACACATCATGCTTACCCAGGGTTTCATGATGGAACCGGCCGGGGATCGGGAAACCGGCGCCGCTCCGTTCCTGTCCCATGACGGCTGGCTCCACCTGTTGGCCAGCAAGGGAGGAAAGGATCACGTCTGTTTGCCGGATTCGTCGCATCCCATGTCGGCGTGGGGCATGAACATGATCGCCGCCCGTTTCAAAGCGGAGCGCGCGCCGCTGTCCTGCGAATCGATCCGCGCGTTTCTGGCCGGGCGATTGCCAAAGTACATGATCCCCTCGCATCTGCAGGTGCTGGATGGTCTGCCGTTGACCGCCAATGGCAAAGTGGACCGCAACACCCTGGGCGGCTGGCTGCCGGCGCCAATGATGGGAGAGGACCCCGCCGTCGAGGCGCCCTCGGACGACCCCCTGGAAGACAGTCTGAGGGCGCTGTGGGCAGCGGCTTTGGGCTTGCCCGGCATCGGCCGTGACGACAACTTCTACGATCAGGGCGCCGATTCCCTGGTGTTGGCGAGAGTCGCCGGACAGATCCGCGACACCGTGCCGGAGGCGGAGGGCCTCACCTATGACGCCTTGCTTCGACAAATGCTCAACGAGCCGACGGTGGCGGCGCTTGCCGCGGCCTTGCGCTCGCCGGCGGACGAAACAACGGCCAAGCCGACGGACGGCGAAGCGCCCGCCGAAGCGGGAACGGCACAAGCACGGCCCGGCAGCAACGCGCTGATCGTGCCGTTCGGCGGTGGTGACGGCCCGGTCCGGGTGCTGTTCCACGCGGCGCTGGGCACCATGGATTATTTCCAGCATCTTGGCCGCGCGCTGGCCGCTCAACAGGCCGGGCCGGTGGTGGGCTTGGCGGTGGCGGATGCCGAGCAGTATGTGTCCATTCCCCATCAGGAACTGATCGACCGGGTCGCCGACGATTACGCACTGCGTTTGCTGGACGAAGGCTATCACCGCTTTCAACTGATCGGTTATTGCCTGGGAGGGCTGCTCGCCATGGAGGTGTCCCGCCGCTTGCTGGAGCGCGGCGTGGAGGTCATCGACCTGACCTTGGTGGACAGTATTCCGATGTTCATCAATACCGATGAGGAACTCGCCTTCGAGGCGATTTTCGCGCCGAATCTCAATCTCGATCCGGTCAAGGATGTGTTCGGCGAGGGGCTGAATGAGGCGGATGTTTATCGCGCCATCGAAACACTGATGCAGCGCCATGAGCGGCATATTCCCGCCGGCGCCATGGCGGCGCTGGACGGCGACGAGGGGCTGCGGGCGGTGGCCGAGGCGGTGCGTCGTCGCTCGATGATTCCCCAGGACGAACGCCTCGCCGAATACGCCCGCGTCGCCGCCGGTAAAGCCGGTGTGCCGGTGGGGCCGGAACTGATTCCCGCCTTGTTCCGGGTATGCCGGCACAGTATGCGGGCGGCCTGTGTCGATCCGGCGCCCTATGTGGGCGACATCAATTACCTGCGTTGCCAGGAACAGCAGTCCTTTGGCATTACCGCCGGCGTGGGTCATTACGCCGCGCCGTTCTGGCAAAACGCCTGCCTCGGCGAGTTCAACCTGATCGACGTGCCGGGCAATCACTTCAGCGTGATCGAGCCGCCCCATGTGGACACCGTGGCCGCTCACCTCGCCGAGACATTACGGAGAGCGCTGTGA